The nucleotide window aaatttcagtcttcagtgtcacatgatccttcagaaataattctagtATGTTGAGctcctgttcaagaaacatttttcatcattattattatcaatatttaaatgaGTTGAGTACATttgttaggattctttgatgaatagaaagatcagcatttatctgaaataaaaagcttttgtaacattttacactgTACTAGGGGTTTTCAAACTGGGGTCTAGGGACCCCCAGGGGGCCACAAGGAAGTGCTAGGGGGTCCTTGGAAATGTttgaaaaaaagcataaaaaaaattacaaataaatgtaaaaatgatattattattttaattataataaatatactaCTACAAAATacgaatgaaataaataaattatccaAAAATTGGATTAGTAAAAGTCAAAgtgaaataaatacaaattaggcctatattaaaattaattgtacaatttagatttaaaagataaataaataaatactgcactttactgtaaaatacattttaaatactggtaattgttttaaataattaaatgaataattaaataaaaaataataataatgtaatttaataGAAACTAAATATTTTTCAATTAATATTTTAGACTTGCTTATAATATGAATTTTTCACAGTGTAAATTGGGTATTTATACAAGAAactatataaatgtctttatttttatatttggggGTCTGTGGCATGTAAAAGATTGAAAACCCCTGCACCATAGTATAATTTTCAGTCATTATAAtgttttggagaaaaaaaattatttagcaaggatgctttaaattgatcaaaagtgatggtaaagacattataatgttacaaaagatttctattttagataaataatgttcttctgaactttctattcatcaaagaaacctgaaattctagaagaaaatctactcagctgttttcaacataataataataataataatagttttttgagcagcaaataaatttttttagaatgatttctgaaggatcatgtgactggagtaatgaatctGATAATTCAGCttagaaatcacaggaataaattacattttaatatattcaaatagaaaatagtaaaaatatttcaaaatttgactgtttttgccatctttgaatcaaataaatgcaggcttggtgagcagaagagacttctttaaaaaacattaaaactcttcCTGTctaaaccttttgactggtagtgtacatgcactacaaatgccttcagaaacttcaaattataaaaaatacattttttggaacatGTCCAACTTGCCTGTtctgtttaaattaaaatataaaagtcaAGTGAGAATGTAACTATATTAGACATGTAACACTGTACAGTAAGCCAATTATCACTGCAAAATAAACCCCTTTAATGTAATACAGGACCCTGTCAACCTTCATCACCCCATAAGGGGTAACTGATCAATAATTACCATCTGACTGCATATAAAAGTGTTAGATTTATTATACAgtaaaacataaacaaaacagcATTAGCCAATTAAAGCGTGTTTAAGCAGTGTGTTTAACAGTAGGCAAAAATTTAGACTTGTTTggaaataaaatcattaacaaaccTTGATTATATGGATTCGGCCTTGACAGCTTCCTTtagaaacaagtttttttttttttattagcatatcatgatgcctgtatttttaaataaataggcATTTATATACTCATATCCTGGAATGGTTTACCCCAAAAAAATGGCCCCCCCAATCACCCCCAGGCCCTCCAAGACGTAGATGAGTTACTTGATGTTTTTTataagctgtttggactctcattctgatgacaCCCATGCACTGCCAGGAATCCATAGGTAAGCAAGTATGGTAATGCTAATtattttccaaatctgttctgataaagaaatgatagcatttacatcttggatagcctgagggtgagtacattttaagcCGATTAAATTTTTAGGTGGGCTATTCCTTTAAAACCCAATTCAGTTCACGCTCTTGCTCTCTTTGACCAGACTGTGAGTTACTGATGGAGAAAAATGAAGAGCTTACCTGAAATTCTGAATAGGTGCTTGCGACAGAGTTAATGCTGAAGTTACGCTGTGGACTAGCTGGTACCTTTGTCACCCCAGTTACATGACAGATATTCTCCTTATTGCGTTCCAGCAAACCTTGATGAGGAGGTTTGCCATGGCCTGGAGTCCTCACATTGCCCTGCATTGAAAGAAGACGTGTACGTTAAGAAGTAACACATTAACTTAGTTAATCAGTAAAGAAAGAGGCAGATTAGTTAATTAAAAGCTTGAGAACAATGTTGTTATGGCCGCGCACTGACCTTGCTTGCCGAAATCGGAGGACGCAATACAGGAGAATGACAGACAGTACCACCAAAGACAGATCGGATAGTGCTGTTAGAAGTGCCAGTACTGGAGGTAGCGTTTAGCTGAGGAAAAGCAAGAGTTAATACTGAAACAGCCatgcatttattaatgtattGTGCATTAAAGTAAGgtaatgagaataaaatcaaCATGAACACCTAATTTTCACAACCCAATCAATTCCCAATGGATAAAATCTAGTCCTGCCTTACATGTTTTGTGTATTGCAATAATCTTTTTAATTCAGAAATATGACCCATTACATGTAAAACAGGCTGTGAACAGGGTTTCACATTGATTTGACATTCTTCAGTGTCACTCAGGAAATAAAATCTGATAGTACTTGCCTTTCGAGCTTTGCAAGGTGTTGTGCTGCCCAGAAATCTTCGTTTAGTTGGTGTCCGGATTACAGTGCCATAGACCATGTCCTCCTCTGTCTGTTTGCTCTTTTTCATTTGCTGCATGACAGTTCTTGTATTATTAAAATCTATCAATATTAAATCTTACTCATGGTTTTCAACTGGTCATTTTCTAGTAATGCATAATTCATAAATACAAACTACTCAGCAAATCTGCTGACTTAATTGACAGTTCTGGAGTACAGGCACATTCCTGAAAACTGAAATACATACCCGCTCCTGTTTTTCCCGCTCTTTCTCCAGTCGGTACGTCTCCCATTGATCAGTAACAAACTGCATGAACTTCTGACCATTCACCTGGAACTCTCTGTTCTGTTCATGTTCCCACTGTTCAATCTCAGCCTTCAGTTTCTTCTCAAGCTAAATGAGAGAAACACAATCAGTACTTGCGAACCTTATAACATACTAGCGttactgaaatattattacaatttaaaaaccactttttaattttaatatacactaccagtcaaaagctttttaacagtaagatttttaatgttttccaaagaagtctcttctgatcaccaagcctgcatttatttgatccaaaacacagcaaaaacattgaaatcttaaaatatttttactgtttcaaataacttttttctatttaaatgtattttaaaatgtaattgattcctgtgatttcaaagctgcattttcagcatcattactccagtcacatgatccttcataaattattctaatattctgatttgctgctcaaaaacatttattattattattattattattattattatgttgaaaacagccaagtttttcaggtttctttgatgaatataaagttcagaagaacagcatttatctgaatatatatttcctatttttgtaacattttaaatgaccttatcatcacttttaatcaatttaaagctccCTGCgaaatataagtattaatttctatcctTTCTTTATCATGGatgatgtgacactaaagactggagtaatgatgctgaaaatgagatagaaagcaattattttaaatagtaaaaatatttcacattactgattttgctgtatttttgatcaaataaatgcaggcttggtgagcagaagagaactctttaaaaacatttcaaattggctggtagtgtattttaaaatgtaatttattcctgtgatggcaaagttgaattCTCAGCagtaattactccagtcttcagtgtcacaagatacttcaaaaatcattcaaatatgctgatttggtgcttaagagttatttctattattataatgtttgtttgtttaaattattTCTGTATAAAATCTCACTGACCCCAATCTTTTGTATGGTAGCATATACATAAACATGTGTCACAATTACCTTAGGGAGACCTTTGACCAGATCAGCCCGTTGTTTCTCCTCCTTTAGGAGGTTTCCTCCTCTGTTGGTGAATCTGGTTGGGTCTTTGGCCTTTTCCTACCACAAAACATACAGATTTAGGTAATGCCAAAACATACAAAGAATATTTTAAGTCAGTTCAACTTACCTCAAGCTCTAAGAAAAGTCTCCAGCTTTCCTCCCATTTGTGAACACCTTCAAAAAGATCTTTATGATCCTCATAATACTGTTTAAGCCGCACTATTTCTGCATCGTGTAAGCTCAGAAGCTCCTCGCTGAAATCATCTGAGAGAAAAAGCAACCTTTAAACCATTATATCACTACAAAAGACAGGCAGATTTTGAACAGTCAATAGTGTAATTACAACTCACCATCATAATAAGGCACAAAAGCTTGCCGTTGGTCAGTGCTGTAAAAGCACTTATCCCAGAACACAGCAATCTCGTTCCGAATGGCCTCAgtaacattctgaatgtttttaagcTTCAGTTCCTCAAGACGTTTGACCTCAGCTTGTAACTGACAGTAAAAGACATAAAGATATATTCTTCTGTGTTCAATACAATGGTTAGCCATTTGTAAGCTTTACTTAATGGAACATTGTATAATTGATGTAAGGGGGAAAAATGGGTTACTAACAGCTTGCATATTTCTTTTCTTTGACAGGGTCATGTGTTCAGAAATTGTGTCACGCTCTTCCTGTGGAATCTGCAACCTTTCCCAAAGTTCATGGATCTTCTCTCGATAAGAGCCGCAGACACGTTCATTCTCTGCCTTTCTGCTTTCCAACTGAAATGATAAGTACTGTATTATATAattgcttaaaggattagttcacttccagaataaaaaaaatcctgataatttacttgcccccatgtcatccaaggtgttctttctttctccagttgcaaagaaattaagtttttttgaggaaaacattccaggatttttctccatatagtggacttcaaaggtccaaattgcagtttcaatgcagggctctacacgatcccagccgaggaataagggtcttgttcttattcccttattcctcggctgagattgtgtagagccccttgaagctgcactgaaactgcagtttggaactTCAACTCGTTGATCACCATTGAAGTCgactatggagaaaaatcctggaatgttttcctcaaaaaacaaaacaaaacgtaatttctttgtgactgaaaaaGGAAAAACATGCACATCTTGAGTGACATGGGGgcgagtaaatgatcaggaattttttattctggaagtgaactaatcctttaacaatgTTTATAGTGTGTCAAATTGAGCTTATGTTGTACCTGGTGAAGGAGGACTTTGAGTGAATCAATGTTTTCTGTAGACAAGCAAAAGCTCTCTTCATCTTCACATACAACATCCTTTTCAAAACTAGTCTCTGGCAACTGATCCAGATCGTCCATGCAAATTATTATTTGCTTCTTGAGTGTGACAAATTCGTTATGTCTTCGTCCCTATAAATATAGATAAAAAACACTGTATATCAAACTGAACACAATATTTATAAGAGTGTAGTATTTAAAACAAAGACTTATTGTCATACTTTCTCAGCAGTGAGAGAGGAGATGTGTTGATGGAATTTCTCCAGCTGTTCCAGGGATGGAACACAATCAGCAGGGATAGAAAACGGTTGGAAGCAGAGAAGGTCACAGAGATCCTGATCCTGCTCGGTTAAGGCTTTGAGCGCTTGCATTCTCTGATTTTTCTCCTTTAGCATCACTTCAACATGTGTCCGGAGGTCTTTTTCCTGCTGTAGCATAGTGGTACTTCTTTCCTCCTAAAATGATCATAAACCAGAACCACAAATAAGTTGTGTTTCTTAATTCTGTATGGACCACATACAAGCGGAATTAGAGTGGTTTTAAGTTTATTAGCTATGAAGCCATTTTCTATTAGTCAAAAGGTTGAAATCATTAATGCTCACCAAggtaatacagtaaaaacacgtatattgtgaaataatagtacaatttaaaagaacgtttttcttatttaaattttacaatttaattgattcctgtgatgacaaagctgaatttacagcagCCATTATACCATctttatgctgcgttcacaccaaacgcgaatatgcgtctggcgcgagtgatttcaatgttaagtcaatggtaagacgcgtctacgcgcgtctggagttcttgcggcgcgaattggcgtttagcgcggcgcggtagacgcgaattcgcctcattcgcgcgtctagttcgcgcgaatggcgcgaattgagcgtctggcgcgttacgcgcgatacgcgcgaattgtgctttttgtgcatcacgcgtttgacgcgaattcgcgtctgccgcccgagttgaaaaatctgaacttctgcgtcaattcgcgccgcgttaaccaatcaggagcctgcttgatgctgtggcggcaggcccgcccggagtcactcattcaaatatgaaacatgaataaatgcctagtgcggttctaatgcacaacaaagcaagtgttttatcacatatatgacacatattcattttgtattgaatgctatttattccatcttaattatatgaaacataattatagtgtagtgtgtctacactataataacagaacaataataactataatagtgtgtatactttaatgtgtctggacagtgttgtgtgaggaaaataaagaaatcacaggacaggttaaatacttttggaggctggctccatttatcatcaaaacaaaaataaataacagattttacagtaataacctgaacaaaaaaatggcacagaactatacatcaaaagaggaatgacataaacgagtagttcacttttaaaatgaaaattctgtcatcatatactgctccaacgcacagagggaagttccaccgctcctgaaatcccctcgctccgatgcgggaaagcaggtcatcgaactgggcgcgggacaggcggaagtaccgctgaaagcggccgtcatccaggcgcagctcctggagcaagtgatgaaacccgccgaactgggttcgcctccgaagggtctggtggacccaaatacggcgacgatgatccctacgcggctgttctgctctccagagcaaatacagagcggtgactctctcgataaatgaccgatcaacaacagaatcttgtaaaaagatggccgccaacggggtttgaaactttcgcctctgacgcgcgtgacgcgcgtaaatttcgcttcaaacttttgtttttacgcgcgtcgatttcgctcttgacgcgcgaatgaacacaaagtggtcacgcgaataactagacgcggcaggcgcgaatttagacgcatattcgcgtttggtgtgaacgcagcataagtgtcacataatcctaatatgctgatttggtgctcaggaaacatttctgttgttatcaatgttgaaaacagttgtgctccttaacattttgtggaaaccataataaactaccagtcaaaagtttttgaaaagtaagatttaaattttttttttaaacaagtctcttctgctcactaagtctgcatttatttaatccaaagtacagctaaaacagttcatttttaaaatatttttactatttaaaataacagttttttttatttaaacatatttttaaaaaatgtaattcattcctgtgatcaaagctaaattttcagcattat belongs to Garra rufa chromosome 3, GarRuf1.0, whole genome shotgun sequence and includes:
- the prc1b gene encoding protein regulator of cytokinesis 1b translates to MRKSEVIAAESVACLNKALCHLKDIWEEIGIPEDQRLERTNVVKNHVKSLLDMMIAEEESLRKRLTTSIEKCRKDLSKLCSELQLPSFQEERSTTMLQQEKDLRTHVEVMLKEKNQRMQALKALTEQDQDLCDLLCFQPFSIPADCVPSLEQLEKFHQHISSLTAEKGRRHNEFVTLKKQIIICMDDLDQLPETSFEKDVVCEDEESFCLSTENIDSLKVLLHQLESRKAENERVCGSYREKIHELWERLQIPQEERDTISEHMTLSKKRNMQALQAEVKRLEELKLKNIQNVTEAIRNEIAVFWDKCFYSTDQRQAFVPYYDDDFSEELLSLHDAEIVRLKQYYEDHKDLFEGVHKWEESWRLFLELEEKAKDPTRFTNRGGNLLKEEKQRADLVKGLPKLEKKLKAEIEQWEHEQNREFQVNGQKFMQFVTDQWETYRLEKEREKQERQMKKSKQTEEDMVYGTVIRTPTKRRFLGSTTPCKARKLNATSSTGTSNSTIRSVFGGTVCHSPVLRPPISASKGNVRTPGHGKPPHQGLLERNKENICHVTGVTKVPASPQRNFSINSVASTYSEFQRDLSKSSKTKHVPEILNSTIIQL